The nucleotide window GGGCGTCTACCTCCCCCTCAACGCCGCCAGCGTGGTCCCTCCTTCGTGTCTTCCACGGTGACGCCGACGGCGCTCAGGGTGTCGCGCAACTCGTCGGCCTGAGCGTACTGCTTGTTCAGGCGGTAGTTCTGCCGCGCCTTGAGCACGAGGTCCATCAGGGCGTCCACCACTCCCGCGTCGTCCTGACGCTCGGCGGCCCCCTCCGCGAAGAGGCCGAGCACGTCCCCGCCGAGGGTGCGGTAGGCATCGCGGGCGGCCTCCAGCGCCTCCCGCCCGACCGGGCCAGCGTTGAGCGCCGCATTCACGTCAGTTGTCAGGCCGAAGAGGGCGGCGATGACGCGCGGCGTGTTGAAGTCGTCGCGCAGGGCGTCCTCAAACTCGCGGGTATGGGCCTGGGTCCTGGCGAGCAGGGCGGGATCGGCGCGGTCCGGCGCACCCGGCAACCGGCGCTCGACCTCGTGCAGCGCCTCGGCGAGACGGCGGTAGCCGCTGCGGGCGCTCTCGAAGGCGGCGTCGCTGAACTCCGTCACCGAGCGGTAGTGGCTGGACACCAGCAGGAAGCGCACCACCATCGGGTCGTGGGCGGCGAGCACGTCCTGAACGGTCGTGAAGTTGCCCTTGCTCTTGCTCATCTTCTCGCCGCCGATGGTGAGCATGTTGTTGTGCATCCAGTAGCGGGCAAAGGCGTGTCCCGCCGCCTCCGACTGCGCGATCTCGGCCTCGTGGTGCGGGAACTGGAGGTCCAGCCCGCCGCCGTGGATGTCGAAGCCCTCGCCGAGGTACTTGAGGCTCATCGCGCTGCACTCTATGTGCCAGCCGGGAAAGCCCACCCCCCACGGCGACTCCCAGCGCATGATGTGGCCGCTTTCCGCGCGCTTCCACAGGGCGAAGTCACGCGGGTCGCGCTTCTCCTCGCGCACCTCCTCGCGGGTCCCCTCCTCCTGATCGTCCAGTTTCCGGCCCGACAGCTTGCCGTACTCCGGCCAGCTCCGCACGTCGAAGTAGACGCTGCCGTTCGC belongs to Deinococcus sp. YIM 134068 and includes:
- the cysS gene encoding cysteine--tRNA ligase, with the translated sequence MTQPSARQPDPDIFLYDTMQRQKVRFTPTTPGRVGMYLCGPTVYSDAHLGHAKKEVAFDVIRRALMHFGYAVRYVTNVTDVGHLQNDSDDGEDKLLARARLERLEPMEVADKYFWSFVRDMDALNVLKPSINPRATGHIPEQIALIEELIERGHAYEANGSVYFDVRSWPEYGKLSGRKLDDQEEGTREEVREEKRDPRDFALWKRAESGHIMRWESPWGVGFPGWHIECSAMSLKYLGEGFDIHGGGLDLQFPHHEAEIAQSEAAGHAFARYWMHNNMLTIGGEKMSKSKGNFTTVQDVLAAHDPMVVRFLLVSSHYRSVTEFSDAAFESARSGYRRLAEALHEVERRLPGAPDRADPALLARTQAHTREFEDALRDDFNTPRVIAALFGLTTDVNAALNAGPVGREALEAARDAYRTLGGDVLGLFAEGAAERQDDAGVVDALMDLVLKARQNYRLNKQYAQADELRDTLSAVGVTVEDTKEGPRWRR